TCATAACTAAGCTTGTATTTAAACCTATAAAGATTTCCAGCTTCATCCAAATATAACTGCGATAAATGGTTTTGGTTTTCCCTAACAGACTTATCATGTACAAAAGTACTATATTGACGTACAGGATCATGTTTATCCACTAGTTTTATCGAGAAGAAATTGCATACATGATTCCAAATGTTCGTGTATGCTGCTATATTATCCAAATATGTGGGCCATGTCTGTTGAGGTTTAAAATCGTCCTTGATATGTTGCAGAATAGCCTGGTTATTGAGCAGTATAGCAATGATGGTAGAGTAGGCTGTACCATTAACTGGGAGTTTTACAAGATTTTTTACAAAGCCCAAATGACGCATAATCCTCTTGTCGTGTGTAAAGGATAGCGTATAAGGGGGTGTCTGCAGAATTGGAGATGATAGAATCCTCAAGAGTACCTCAGTTTCACGAGGTATCAAAATATTGTACAAGCGTACTGCTCTTCCATTGAGGGGTGCCGCGTAATCAAACGTTCCATACTCGTGAATTTTGAGGTTGGAGGACAATGCGATCTCAAAGCGCGACTTTTCAAGTTGACTTATGGACATCTGTACATCCGATGTGGGAGCATCGCGCAGACAAACTAACCCTGTGAGCGTCCTGGACTGTGTAGAGCTCGGTCGACCTACTGCCAGCGGCCTGGAGCACGGTCCACACCGCCAAAATGGTGTTTATATACACAAACCCCTTCATATTTACTGGGTTCGTTCCTTTTGATCCGATTCGGCTCTACTAACCATCAGCCATTCAAGTACTTTGTTCTGGTCGGCCAAAACAGCTCTTTCTCCGATATAACGTGTACTTTTCCTCACAAACGGCACGCAATTTACGTACCATTATTGAAATTTAGTATACAGTTgccattttaaaattttttggGAAATAGAGAGACACACCCATAACACGACATCCACTACACAATTTACACACAGTCAAGTTCAGAGATCGTCTTATCATTCCCTCTTTATGGAAATCCTCATGAATCTGCAAGTGTGGCGCAATGTGTAGAAAATTCTCCCCTGTGGATGGAAATTGTGAATGGGAGCGATGGCCAAAGTAGAGGCGGCCAAGGGATCCAAGTGGCTAATCTACGAGTACCATAGACTCATGTATAGTTTCTATAGCGTAACTACATTCGTTTTACGAAAAATTGCGTTTCCAGTCCCCGCGGTTGTTCctgaaaagaaaaaggagAGACCCGGTCAGAACGTACAGACGTAAAAGTGTAATGGCAGTCCATACTTAGCGTTTTGGAATGGTTAAGGTATTGAAATGGTGCCGGGTAGTTGCAAATAGAGGCAGAAATTATAGAAAAAAAAAGAGTACCACCGGCGGGATTCGAACCCGCAACCTTTGGATTAGAAGTCCAACGCGCTATCCAATTGCGCCACGGAGGCTGGCACCGCCGTTACAAATTGAGTATTCTAGCCGTGTGtaacaatttttgttttatttcCAAAGGTGTATTTACAGCGTTTAAAATAGCTATGCACATAGTAGAGTAAAGTACAAGGCATACCATTCTAACCTGGTGCTTGCTAACAGTTTGCATCCATACATTTGTCTACTATGGTTTCTTTTGTTCCGGTAGGTGAGTTATTGGTGGATTTTATAAACCTTTCATCCCTGTACAccatccattcattcatactgaccattctgctcacaccagttgagacaaatggattactactatggaagattGTTGGATAGTATAGAGTTAATGATGAATAATGGAGGACggagaatctgaggaatAACTGAAGGATGGAAGATtggtaaaaatgtagtatgtCGGATTGTGTTCGCGGTAGTATATGGAGCTACGCGAATATAGACGTTTTAaataaatatggatataatgctTGTGGCCACACGGTAACTCCTAAAAAGGAAAATACTCAAATACGAGAATTCAAAACCTACATCCATAAATTCCCTGGAAAATCTCTATACCTAGGTGGCATTTATCACAATGGAACTAAACAATATGGGTTTAAATATATCAACTCTTGTCACACGGATCTTGCagtttactactggagtTATGATGATGCTAATTTTTGTCCCTTACTCATTAGGGTAACAAAAACATGGTGGTCTTGGAATAGTGACTATTATCATGAATACTACGCCCAAACGGGTATAAACACAAATCAATGGACAAAAGATGGTATAGGCGACAATGTTTATAGTGGCTTTCAAAAGATTATTAATGAGGAATGTTTTAAAAGGGTAGTTGTTTTAAACCTCAGCCAAACCAACAATGGTTCTCAGTATGGAGTTGACGGAAAACCTAACTCAGAGGTAAACCCAACTGTTAAGATACAAGTTTCAGGACCAACAAATGTACATACAGATTACAGAAAATACATTCACCGTCTCAGCAGCGGGTCCATGAACATTTTATGCACAAAACATGAAGGAAAACATAGACCattccaaaaatttgtGCTTAGTACTCCTTATAATGAGGCTTATATATATTACTCCAGTAAGGATACTGGTCATACTAAACCTCTCATTCTTCAGCTTGGCGCCGGAAGTGACTTCTACAAACTGGATGGCGGTGAAAAGTGGGTTCATGACTCTAAAATAACATCTAAAGGATTAAAGGATGCACTGGACAAAGAGAATGATACTCATGTCATagacatttttcaaaataaaGGACAGTACCAATGTACCTCTCctacaacaaattacctaccccgtacgtaccggattgttatatgtgcgttaTTAattcctacacccttgtagacactacagtttcctgtaggtttggggaataatcagaacaggcctttataaataagatttttcgactgtatttcgacctgaccttgatttcttgaccatttgagtttatcctcttactgaggattccagtaaatctcctagagagacttactggttcttcaacgattactataagcgccatagttttattaccgccttgctttttaaaagttatgtttatcccccgtctacactgggtagttttacaagtcgccacctgtttatataagaagtttttttgattaaattcaggtccacattgcaattcgtccagggttaacgctaaccttacgtcagctagattataataaagtcttctagtgccaagtatgtcattgttgaactctttgtcgtcagtttggaatgatgcacggtaggttgtaccagtttgtttaacgattAGTTTGGgtcctattcttccattatcatcatgtttttgttgctttttaagaggcaatatgtctccctgtttactctctgtatgatcgcaagctcgtacccatttagaaaaaattttttgattagattcaggtaggcattgcccttcaacgagggataacgtagacctgttgtcagctacatcacttgttgatattaatgttggatttgtgacaccttttatcgtttcagctcgtgaagttgagatttcacTCGCTGCAGTTTGCATTCCGACGTTGTCGTCccctattgttttattcaggtgtgatgacttcctctggaggttccctCGGCTTAACAACGAGCCTACAGAAGACCTTTCCTCggaaatcattgtttacgttgccgaattttggattttaatggttacttctcgaccctctggtcgtttacgtgtcctgagtccttctttggagtcagaatacaatgttccttttggaattaaccatttatcgatGCCTGTGccgtttaactttttggaataaccgtgaaaatggccattgcctttatctctatcggaatggacCTCCAATGCctattcatcgtagttaaagagcctaagatggtgtattttagagaatatatctctaaaataagaaatatctaacaatcgatatttttcaccaaaagatttcgacttACCTCTCCTAATTGTGACAAATATATTCAAGTACAGCCTACTCAAGTGGATACTCACAAATATACTAAGCGTAAACATCGCCTTCAGACAAGCCCTCCAAACTTCTCTGTATCCTCTTTTATTGGGAGTAGTGGCAACAAACTTCAAACAGGTCTTTCCTCCATAAGTAATGTAACTGAGGTAAATGTCTTTTGGTATCCTAATGATGGAAGCTCTAAGCCGCTGCTCATTAACTATCAATTGTCTAATGAGCACAAGTGGTacaaaaaaacaaaagtagCTAATACTTGGAAGGAAGTATCTGAGAAGGATCTCGGTAAACCTACTAGTCCTTCGGATCAGGCGAAGATTAAGAAACTCCTTATAGGGgcatcatctccagaagttACCATTAAGATCGAACAGGTACCTGGAAGTAGTTATATTTCTGATGATCAAACTGTTAAGATCGACAGGACAGGTGCTGCTGATGCAAATGGTTACTCACAGATCACTCATCGTATTGACGGAAAAACCTTTATAATTAAGAGTGTCACTCATGGAGATAATCTTCAGACTGTACAGGGTACTACCACCTTTTCCAAGGATCCTCTAACCGAAGTATCTGTATTCTACTCCGATTTCGATTCTAAACTCTCCAAGCCACTCCTCTTAGAGCTGAAGTTGCATAATACTCAAACAACATACAAGTATTATGAAAAGACGAAAAAGCAAATGAATGGAAGTTATTTGACAAGGAACAAAGAGACAAATATGCTGGAGATCCTCTAAAGCAGAAACTAGACGAATTATATGCTATACAATTTCCATCAAGCCTTTCAACAATATTGGGAGCATCGCTTGGAAGTGTAGGAGCTACTGGGACTGCCGTAGGACTAGGAATTTGGAAGGGACCAGCTATACTTGCACGACTGATAGCTCGCCTGTAATGTACTAGAGGAAGAACACCCTAATCTCTATCAATAGGCAGAACTGAGACCAatagactactctcttgtttgtatactggaatgctagaaTACAGATGACCTTTTAGAGTATACACAATATAGTAGTAACAAAAACAGaaataaacaaattaagacaAAATGTGACGTGCAAATTCACATCAACAAGAAACACTAATCTCGAAGGATTTGTCCAAGTTTTCATGGAGTGCCTCAGAATATTCCGTCTAAAGCTAAAGCGGCACACTTCGATTTGATGattacacatttgtgaCCGATCTGGTCATATATTGGAGTTTCTCAGAACTCCAAAGATCTATAGTCAGtcatcatatttgtctaacccaaggatctcctttagaacgtttaaacatCCACCAACCAAACCCAGTGagaccaccagctccggcaagagGGCCAGAAGatactccaaaggttgACCATAGACTAGTAGCAATAGGAAGTTCAAGAAGTCCACCAGTAGAACGTTCAGTTTTACCAGATTCAGCAGGAACAGGAGTAGTAGGACATTGTTTATAACTTGTACATCCAGTAAATTTATTTAGTGCAGTCACAAGATTATTGTATTCGTCGTGGTCTATAGAACTACTTAAATCCTTTGGTGTTATGCTAAGGAACACACTGAGTACTTCTATCCACTGCTCATCTCCACTATTATTATCTCTACTATTAGGCTTCTTGTACCAACCGGTAACATTAGGGTCTCTACCTTCAACGTATATCAGTTTTGGAACACTATCTTTGCAGTAAAAAGCATAAACTGCGACTTTTACTGATTGTTTGGTAGGTAAGATAAGACTACCGAGTTTTAGTCTCTTTCTTTGGCCAGTACTATCATTGTATTTGATAGCTGCTAATTGAACTCCATTACCAAGATTGGTCTCGTGTTTGTAGTATGTAAGGTGGGTTGAAATGTGATCCTGTTTATTACAACGAACTTGTGTAGAAGTAACTGTGATCCGGTTATGAGTACCATCAGTATGATTGCCGCTGCAACAGTACTTAGTTTGGCTATTAGATAAACCCTTGCTAAGATCTATAGTTACCGCACTATTATGTTGGCAGTTAAGATCGTCAAGCTTCTGTTCAAGAGCTGGACCTTGGAGTATCCCATGATAAATCCAATCATTACTACTACCACTGCTGACATAATATATAGTTGTACCACCATATTTAACTTCAAGTAGGAGGGGTGTTGTTTCATCCTTATTGTCCAGATGActccagtagtatactgCCACCTCTGTGACATTTTCTATGGAGCTTTGTATTACCCCTCCCACTTTTATCTTACCTCCACCACCAAGCGTTCCATCTAGAGTAAATGTTCCACTTGTTACACTGTGCGCATATTTAGTAAAGCCTTTTACTGGATCATCTGTCTTCTTTTCGGCGACAAACTTGCCAGAATTGTCACAattacattttttatttccattctctccaCACTTTCCTTCCACATTTAACGTTAACTCGAGTGTAGATACTTTACCAcccatcctccattttcatGGGAGCATACCAGTACCTTAGTTACTCCTTAGACAACCATCCATCATCCCTCACTAGATCCATAATTTAACAAAACCCCTTCAGTAAAACTTTAATCTGAGCCCATTTGGTGATAGGGAGCCTATATATACTGTTATCACAGCATTAGAGTACCTCGTTTTCAAGATGCCTACACTCAGTTTCAATGTACATTCCTTTAGTAGAGACCTCAAAAACGAGAGTTTTACAGACAATGTATAGTCACcatgaagaagagtagaTTGGGCATCACTACTTGGCACAAAATAGATAACCCTATCAGACTCTTCACCAGATGAGAAGACCTTTCCCAACACATATCCTTTACAGATTGTGATACAGTATTTTTACTCAACACAGTAGGACCATAGCAATGGCCCAACTGTCCGAGCATTTCACTTGGATCCTTCAACATGTCTCTCCATAAGTCTGCCATTCATTCCCAGTAGCCTTGCATAATTAcagaatctccatatttTAAAGCTACTAACCCCAAAGGAACAATCGTAATAGAGTTCTTCATTGGTGTCTATGGTAAAGGTTCCTTCAAGAAGACCAAACTTTGGCACGTAATCAAGACACCCTCCAAGCATTCtaaaagaataaaatttcCGTCACAATTGAGAGATTACCATGAACATGAACAAGTTAATACACGAGTTTAATGCGGACATTTAAATCTCACAAAAGCTCCAAAATCGACAACTGAGGGCTGGAACTTGACACTTAGGAATAAGAGGAATAGTCATCTTTACGGCATTTCCGAGTAATAAAACCGTACACATATAGATGAATGATTCAGTATAGATGGAATGTAGAATTGTGGCTGAAGATGAGGACTCGGAAGATGTCAACGACCAGGAGGTCTGGGAATGACCACTAAAATCCTAAATAGATGTACAGAGCCCCAAAGAAAGGTCTCCTATAGATTCGTCATCAAGCCAAGGGGACCTTCTGAGAATCTCCTCACACCTAAATGAAAATACGGGAAAGATGACGCCAGAGAGAATTGCGGCTACCAGAAGACATGAAGAccccaaaacctacggaaaaCCGTAGGATCTACAAGAGTAATCTAGAATGAGATACAGCAATGGAACGAATAATACAGAGTAGGTCTCCATAATCCCTCCTCTCACAACTTGGAACAATGAATGAGTCTTCCTGGAATCCTATAACTATACTAAATCCATGTGAGCAACTTGTCTGTCCACAGGAGACTCTAAAGTCTCTCAAAGTACTAGAGTGTAGAAAATCTTATTATAGTTTCCACTCAAAAGTGTTTAGTGTGTAATCTATGAGGGAAGAAGAAGTGATGCCgtaagtcgggataattatcaccactaatctccattattttctcagccagaggaaaattcttcttAAACCCACCACTTTCCGCTCATAATATTCAGTCAGTATAAATAATTGAGTAGGATCGCCATAGGATCTCtgaaatgaggaattaAGCAGGGAGTGTCTACACACTGTCTGGAGTATCTCCTGAAGGAGCTTAAACACAGAGTCTTTCTAATGGCTATGAAGTCTCTAGAATaggaatgaatgaggaatgATAGAATGTAGTATGGAGTAGTTAAGCTTCTGGAATCTCGAGTTGGGGTACCACAGATGAGACTCTGCCTACTATGCAAATCCTTCTGGAGTAAGTACTGGTAAGCAGAACggtaaatactgcaaaAAAGCCCAAGAAGGATGCCAAACCGGAACTTGCCAATGCAACTGCAGAAGTGAAGGAGGTCCCGGAGCTTGTGATCctgaaaaatgtgcatCTACTAACTGccaatgctgtaaagagagGGAGGGTACTTACTCATCTGTTAATGCCTTCACTTCACAATCTTTAATGATCatcttggcctttactggagatggttacCTGAAGAcctattccaagtatgagcatgataGGAGTAAGTACTGCTAGTGACCAGTACTATCTGCCTGAAAAGAATCTAGGGAGGCTACTCAATCATGATTCACTAAAGACTTCCCCAGTCTATTTTAACAACTCACTTATCCAAGTATGAATACAGAGACGAATCCCCGCCGCTGGCCCCGGGTACTATCTGTTCTGCCAGTAAACTACCCGTATGGTAGATACGTGGAGAGTGCTGCCGTATTTCAGGTGTGTGTAAATTCTGTGAAGTTTTATTCCCCAAGAGCGTATTTTGTGTAAGAATAGGGAATTCGTGGGTATGAATCTCCGTTCTCCCGGTTAAAGTGATCTGTTGTCTGTTTTATGGTCCCATACATGGGTCATAGTTGTGCCTGAGAGTATGGCTCTCGTCTGCTACCAGACTGTGTAGCATAAATGGGTATCACACTCTCACAAGACCTTTAGTTACTGGTCTAGGCCCTTACATGCAGCATGGAAGCGGCTAATTGCGATGGTAGACCCAGTCCAGAACCCATGAAGAAAGTTGGTAAATGCTATACTGACATACTGTATCTACCACAAAGAGTTTAGcagaagatttaaaagtCGTCAGACACTGACGTGTTCCTGCATTTTGATGCTTTCATGATACAAGGTCATGGAAGTCCCGGTCTATACTATAGACGGCATCGTTTGGACTTCAACAATTTAGTCAGGAATGTTTAAAGACACGTTATCCTGTTTACTGCATGAGGCCTGGAGTCTTCCAACTACTATAACGCTTGCCTAGTGCTCATCTAGTCATTCCTCTACACATCTTCTTAGTCACCCTATATTCCACAACAGGGCCATGCATGAGCTTTTTGGTAGTCTACCGTAGAGCAAGGATACTGCCCACTGCATTCCTCCATCGTTTCTGAATCTCCAAAAGGGAGACGAGATGTATATCATTGATGGATAGTGATGTAAACTATGCTTTATATTGTAACCGTTGGAAAGAAGTCTTATGTGCGAAGTTTTTAGAACTTTGAAAGTCTCAATCTTTTGTAAAAACTGAGTGATTGCTATGAATCTAAATAAAGTAATATATCTTTTcatataaacataccaaTCTCTCAATGTCTTAAAACTGAAATTTAAAGTCCAAATAAGAGACTCTGAACGAACAAAAGGAAATGTCCACTTTAGAGACATTTCCGATAAATTTAGGCTTACACACTTagataaatggttaaaTATATTCGAATAATTCAATTCTGACTCCAAATAAGGACTCGGAAGCCAAGAACGGCTAGAAGGCCGTCTAAAAACCACTGTATTCCATAATTCGCTAATTTAAACAATGAGTCCCGCAAAAAGGATACAAAAGGGCTCGCCATTCAGTCAAGGTAGCCTTCCGAGAAGGTCGCCGCGCCTAAATCAAAAGATGTGTGATGATGACACACAAATGCTAATTGTAACAAGTGAAAACTCAACTACAGAAGCAGAATCTGCTTCTAGTGAGGCGTTCTGGACGCCAATGGAGATAagtgaagaggaagatgatcaAATGGAAATCATCGACCTAACACCTCCAAACTATCAAGCTGATGAGGTCGAAATCCTGCTAACAGGAACTCCGCCAAGTCCAAGCGATAATTCAATTAGAGTATTAGAACCTAAAGAGGTTAATTCGCAATtaccagaagattctaGTCCGATAGAAGAACCAGGATCGTCTGATAGAACATCCTGCTTCACAGACGAAGAAGAATTCTGCAACAACGCAGCTCAAGATAGGTTAACTCGAGCCCCGGGTGAAatgcaatgtggacctgaataTAATCAAAACAACTATTTAAAcaaacaggtggcgacttgtacAACTACCCAGAATAGACAGGGGAACAAAAGACCTTCTAAACAGCAGCggaaagaaaatgaaaataataaaataataGCTCTAAAAGTAATGTTAGATGGTACGGACGAACCAGAGAAGATTTGGCCAGCATGTGTATTGCACAAGGTCCAACAAAGCCTAGGTAAAGTCCCAAAGTTCGGATGGCAACACATCCACGAAGCCTATAAGGCAAGATTTTCTAATGATATAGACTTGGAAAAACTCCAAGATCTGGCTAGGAAAGGATTAAGAAATAACTTACACTTAAAACTACCCTCTGATGAAGAGCTCATGCTGCGAGCCGATGAACTCCCGGAGAACTCTCTAAAGGAGCTACGTaggaaaataaacatcAAAGAGGATATAAATAGAAAGCTGGTCCTAATGGAACAATATGAAATCGAGGAGGCCGAAAGGACTTACAAGATTTACTCACAGAGATTCCAGGAAACAACATTTCAGTACATCCTGGACGAGTTAGGATCCTACTTACTAGAAATCTCAAATCAACCAAGAGACTTCTCAGAAGCCACAAGAATATTGCAAGCAGTCCAACTGTCATATCACCACGTAACATACAAGGAATGGGAACCCTCCAATTGGAAGGAAAACATGGAATTTAAGATAGCAGGATTCAAGTACACTAAGGAACTGATTGACAGAGAAGAACTGTACGACTTGTCTAGAGAAGAACGTGGTCGGGCTATACAATACATGAAAAACAAAGggaagattctggaaaacCCCCAACACCGACTCGAAGAAAAAGTAGCCTTAGACAATAATATACTCATATACCAAACAAAAATTGACAGGAGTGAAGAGAGGATACAATTCAACTTGGACAATAGCAACTTCGAGAAGAACACGAAaaaattcttcagaaaTCTATTGAACCAAGGACAATCTCGAGATCACCCGTCTCCAGTGGAAATGGAGATACACTGGTCCCCTGTGTGGGACGCCAGAACTATAAATCCAGAAAAGTTCGAAAGGTACCTATATCTCAACCCTACAGTTGTAAGGGAAGAGAAAGACTTCATCTCcgaagaagaattttatgaGATCATAAAAGGACTCCCAGACTGGAAAGCATGTGGAGTCGATGGAGTatacaacttcttcattaaGAGAACAACACATTTGCACCCCTTCTTGTATAAACTAACAAAACAAGCATGCATGGAACCCCATAAGATACCTCAATGGTTTGGAAAGGGAATAACATACTTGATCAAGAAGAGCGACGAAACAACGCCAAGCAACTACCGTCCGATAACCTGCATGTCTAACTTGTACAAACTGGTAACAAAATGTGTCTACAGAGTGTTAATTGGAATTGTACAGGAGAGAAGATTGCTGTCGGAAGCGCAATTGGCCACGGTTAAAGGAGTCCAAGGGGCAAAGGAACAAGCACTGTTGAACATTGCAATTAACAGGGCGCACAAGAACAATCTGAAAACATCATGGCTCGATATTAGAAAGGCATTCGATTCGATAGAccataaatatttacatgCCGTACTAGATCACCTGAATATCCCAGATTGGATTACTAACTTTATAAAGCATATCACTAGTGGATGGACAATAGACGTTAGATGTGGGAAAGAACCTATAATGGTGAAAAAGGTAACGAGAGGAATCCTTCAAGGAGACTCGTTATCACCGCTACTATTCGTACTATGCATGGATCCCCTGAGTAAAATCCTACATTCAGTTTACCCAACGGTAAAAGGAAAGATTGGAGAAAAACAGGAACATGGCTTGAACCACCTACTATTCATGGATGATATTAAACTATTCGCTGAAACTGACGAAATCCTAAAGAAAATGACGGATGAGGTCAAAATGTTCTGCGAAGCCTCAGGATTGGAAATAAACAGAGAAAAGTCGGCTACAAACTCGCCTCTCTGTGAAGACACTGCAgtattactggaaggatCTGCAATGTACAAATACCTGGGTATAATGGAAGACAGATCAAGCATCCCATCGTTGGAGTCATGGGAAAAAATCCGAGCCGAAATTTTGGCAAGGGTTGAAAAATTAGCAAAAACCAAGCTGAACGGGAGAAACATGTTCAAGGCAATAAATATGTTTGCTTTGTCCCTCCTGAACTACTACACTGGATTGCTAAGACTTTTACCGGATGATTTTGAGGCATTAGACTTGGACATCCGCAAAATATTGGTCAAACATAGGATACATTACCTCAATGCATCCCCTGAAAGACTCTACCTTAAAAGAGACCAATGTGGACGGGGACTAGCATCAGCAACCTTTAGATCTGAAAAGATGTTGCTAACTTTTTGGGACACCTTGAGAAAAGGCAGTGAGACATCCACACGTCGAGCATTGATTATGCAAATCGAAAATGAAGACCTCACCCATATGTCACGCATAGAGGGATTTGTTAGACGCAAATACGAAAACGTCAACAATGGAGGACTACGTATCGGAGATGACAATATCAATGAGatgcaaaggagaagtCTATTCCACTCACTTTCACAAAAGAGATGCCACcctatattctttaaacaactGAATGGAGATAATCTAATTGATAGGAAGGAATCTGCACTTTGGCTAACACATGGAAACATCTCAGCCCGAGACGAAGCAGCCTACTGCGCTCTCCAAGACAGAAACATCTTCATGGGAAACTATGACAAATGCAAACACTGCAAAGGAGCAACAGCTACTGTAGACCACCTGGCCACATGCTGTGAACGTAAACTAGCCTTTGATTACACCAGACGACACAACGAAGttctgaaatgtgtatctcTCCACCTGTGCCGCATGTTCAatctaataaaaagaaagaaaataaaaggatatgtgATGCAGGAGACAGTTACTGACGGTACAAACGAACTTAGGATCGATACTGCTGTTAAGACGGACGCCAGGATAACGAACAATAGACCTGATATCCAACTCTACGACaggagaaataaaaggatatttatagtcGAAGTCGGAATCACGTGTCCAACTAAGGTTTCAGATACGgaatattataaacaaAGGAAATACGATGTCCTTGCAAAAGAACTATGCTgcatccataatatgcCAGCATGTACCATACCAATACTATATTCTTGGGATGGATTGGTCACAAAATACC
This region of Theileria equi strain WA chromosome 1, complete sequence genomic DNA includes:
- a CDS encoding hypothetical protein (encoded by transcript BEWA_023140A), whose translation is MGGKVSTLELTLNVEGKCGENGNKKCNCDNSGKFVAEKKTDDPVKGFTKYAHSVTSGTFTLDGTLGGGGKIKVGGVIQSSIENVTEVAVYYWSHLDNKDETTPLLLEVKYGGTTIYYVSSGSSNDWIYHGILQGPALEQKLDDLNCQHNSAVTIDLSKGLSNSQTKYCCSGNHTDGTHNRITVTSTQVRCNKQDHISTHLTYYKHETNLGNGVQLAAIKYNDSTGQRKRLKLGSLILPTKQSVKVAVYAFYCKDSVPKLIYVEGRDPNVTGWYKKPNSRDNNSGDEQWIEVLSVFLSITPKDLSSSIDHDEYNNLVTALNKFTGCTSYKQCPTTPVPAESGKTERSTGGLLELPIATSLWSTFGVSSGPLAGAGGLTGFGWWMFKRSKGDPWVRQI
- a CDS encoding hypothetical protein (encoded by transcript BEWA_023110A), with protein sequence MSDCVRGSIWSYANIDVLNKYGYNACGHTVTPKKENTQIREFKTYIHKFPGKSLYLGGIYHNGTKQYGFKYINSCHTDLAVYYWSYDDANFCPLLIRVTKTWWSWNSDYYHEYYAQTGINTNQWTKDGIGDNVYSGFQKIINEECFKRVVVLNLSQTNNGSQYGVDGKPNSEVNPTVKIQVSGPTNVHTDYRKYIHRLSSGSMNILCTKHEGKHRPFQKFVLSTPYNEAYIYYSSKDTGHTKPLILQLGAGSDFYKLDGGEKWVHDSKITSKGLKDALDKENDTHVIDIFQNKGQYQCTSPTTNYLPRTYRIVICLGNNQNRPL
- a CDS encoding hypothetical protein (encoded by transcript BEWA_023120A), translated to MQTAASEISTSRAETIKGVTNPTLISTSDVADNRSTLSLVEGQCLPESNQKIFSKWVRACDHTESKQGDILPLKKQQKHDDNGRIGPKLIVKQTGTTYRASFQTDDKEFNNDILGTRRLYYNLADVRWRLVKLPSVDGG
- a CDS encoding hypothetical protein (encoded by transcript BEWA_023130A) gives rise to the protein MAIAFISIGMDLQCLFIVVKEPKMPTQVDTHKYTKRKHRLQTSPPNFSVSSFIGSSGNKLQTGLSSISNVTEVNVFWYPNDGSSKPLLINYQLSNEHKWYKKTKVANTWKEVSEKDLGKPTSPSDQAKIKKLLIGASSPEVTIKIEQVPGSSYISDDQTVKIDRTGAADANGYSQITHRIDGKTFIIKSVTHGDNLQTVQGTTTFSKDPLTEVSVFYSDFDSKLSKPLLLELKLHNTQTTYKYYEKTKKQMNGSYLTRNKETNMLEIL